The nucleotide window AACTTAAGAACAAGCATTTTGTTGACAAAACCCATCAATATTCACTTGCTATAGCCAAAACATCCGCTCCTTTAACAGATGCTGAAAAATCTGAAATTCTTATGTCAGCAATAAATGATATCATAAAAACGTTCCCTGATCTTAATATTGTGACAGTATGCGGGCATAAGCATACATTGAGTAACCAGAAAATTGTTAAAAAAGATATATATATTACCACTATCATTATCACTCTTAGTTTTATTGTCTTAATGCTCTTTATGTTTAAAACATTTGATGCTCTGTCAATATTTATCTTGCCGTTTTTTGCTATTGTTCTTTCTGTTTTTATCTCCAGTTTTATTCTCAATTCTTTATCCTTTTTTATGATAGGATTTGCTGCTGTGATCGCAGGAATTTCTGTTGACTATGGGATACATTTGTTCACTGCCTGGAAGACTAACGGTTATAAAGGATTAAAAAATACAATTAAACCCGTTTGGATAGCATCTTTAAGCACAATGGGTGTCTTTGTCTCTTTTTTTATTTCATCTGTTCAGGGTTATAAGGAGCTTGCTGTTTTTTCCATTATCAGCATTGTGATTTGTGTTCTTTTATCAATAATTTTTTTGCCTCATTTTTGGAAAAAGAAAAGTTTAATCCCCAACATTAATATCCCTGCTGAAGTATCAGTCAATAAAAGTAAATTTATCTTAATTTTGTGGGGTGTAATTTTCTTTTTTTCCATAATGAGTATGATAAATTCTGATTTTTTGAAAGCAACCGACATTTCAGCCTTTGATGGAAGCGAGCAAAGTGTTTTTGATTCAGAATCACAATTTTATGGTGTTTGGGGTGGAGAAAAAAAACCAGGTGTCATTGTTACAAAAGGCAAAAATATTGAAGATGCCTGGCCCGATTATGAACTAATAACAAATAAACTTAAAAATAATATTGATGGGTTTAACTCGCTTGCTGTTCTTTTGCCTTCAATAAAGCAACAACAAAAAAATTTGCAGAACTTTCAAGAATTCTGGACAAAAGATAAGATTTTTCAACTTAAAGACAAATTCTTAAAAGAAACAGAGGCTTATGGTTTTAAAAAAGATTCTTTTAACAAATTTTTCCTTTTGCTTGAATCAAAAGGCCTTTCATTTGAAAATCAAATTCCGGAAGTATTACAAATATTTGAAAAGCACTTTGTCAAAGAGATCGACTCAACTCATCTTCTCTCTTATTTTAATGACACAAAAGAAAACTTTACAAAAATAGAATCAGTTTTAACGGATTATCCAGATTCGTATATAGTTTCAAGAATAGAACTTTCTTCCCACATTGGAAAACAATTAATCCTGGACTTGAAAAAGATATCTTTTTTTGCATTTTGCTGGGTGTGTGTATTGATTATAATTTTTTTGAGAAAGCCCAAGGATATTTTTCTATCATTACTTCCTGTTGTAACCTCAATTTCGTTTGTTTTTCTTGCTTTAAACCTTCTTTCAATCGAGGTCTCTGCAATAATTCTTATAACTTTAATTATTATTTTAGGCTTAAGTCTTGATTACGGTGTTTTTATATCAAGCGCTGATTCATTAAAAAATAGAAAGTCTGTAATTATTGCTGCAACTTTCTCAATGCTGACAAGTATGATGGGAGCAGGCGCATTATTATTTGCTTCTCACCCTGTGATGTTTTCTATAGGAGTAACTTTAGTAAGTGGAATTATTGCAGCTTACTTGAGCGCAGTCTTTTGTATTCCTGCTTTTAAAAAGGTGTTAAAATGAAATTTTTCTTACTTTTCTTCTCTCTGCTATTTATAGCTGGCTGTTCAACCATAGATGTACCTGAGCATAATCTTGTCCCACTTAACCATATAGACAAAAAAACTGCCTGCAAAGAAATAGCTCAATATAATGATTCAATTACACAAAAAACAAACATGATCAACTCAACCATATTCACGTTCAAAGGTCGATCCATGACTGCTCTCGGCATTACCAAACTTGACGGAGAAAATAAAAATTTTTCTGTTGCAGGTTTTAATCCCATGGGCATAACCCTTTTTAAAATTCAAATGGAAGATGAAAAGGTAATTTCAAGTTACGTTATTCCTCAATTCGGCGCTGATAATCTTGATAAGGCGGCTTCCATGATAAGTCAAGATATAGCACATATCTATTTTAACAGAAAAATTGATTTAAAGACTGCATCTCTTGAGCTTGATAAATATAAAGTTACAATAAATACTCAAGTGGACCAAAATGATTTTGAATACATTTTTAGTGGGCAGCCTCTAAAACTGACAACAAAATCAATGTATAAAAATAACAACAAAATCTGGTCTGTTGATTATTATGATTATACAATTGTTAACGACAGGACATCTAATAGAGAAATACCGTTCAAACTTTTTTTTAAAAATTATAAATATGGCTATGTCCTTGAAATAGAGACAAAAGAAATAAAATAATCATTTGTGTATACGCATACACCCAAAATCTTTTTATTTATTTGTTTAAAAAAACTTTATATTGATATATGGTTCGAGTTTTAGCAATCAAAGATTTGACTTGAAAATGAGCTTAATAAACCAACAGATAACTGAATTAATAAAAGAAAAACTTGAATATCAAGATGATAGTTTAAATATCCAAATTAAGTTTGATAAAAACTTTATTGGTTTTAAAGGACACTTCCCTAATAATCCGGTTTTACCTGGTGTTGTGATGATTAAAACAATGACTCTAATGTATGAACTATACAAAAAAAAAGAGGTTACATTATCTCAAATAACACAGGCTAAATTTATTGAACCTGTGTTTGCTGATACTGTTACTTGTTTTATTGTCAAAGCAAATAGAGACAAATTAAACAGAGATAAACAAACAATTAAACTCCAAGGTAAAGTCCTTAAATCAGAAAAAATTATTGCGAAAATTTCACTTATTTTGCAGGAATAATAGATAAAAATTCTGAACAGCAAAAAAATACTCCAAACATATTATTTCTGGAACAATAAACATGAAATGTTTTTTAGTTGATGCAAATATAGCCACCTCGCCCTATCCAGTATATCCTCTTGGAATGAGCATGGTTGCAAATGCTCTTATTAAAGCCGGCAACAAAGTTTTTCAATTTGACTTTTTACAAAATAACTCTTCTTATGAAAAACTTTTGTTTTCCATAAAAAAAGAGGCTCCTGAAATAATTGGCATATCAATGAGAAACATTGACAATGTTAATTCCATGAATGAAAAAATATATATCGATGTTGTTAAATCAATTGTTTCTCAAATCAAATCTGTAAGCAATGCAATGATTGTTCTTGGCGGCACTGCTTTTTCAATTTTACCGGAAAAATTACTTGAGGAAATTGGAGCAGATTTTGGAATCGTTGGTGAAGGTGAAAGTTTGATGGTAGACCTCACAAGTCAAATCAAAGCCGGTAAAATACCTCCGAATAAAATCCTAAAAGCCAAATCAGACCTTAGAGGAAACCAAATACAAAAAGCATACTATGATAAGGAGATTTTAAATTATTATCTGAATAATGGTTCTATTGCCAATGTCCAGACAAAACGTGGATGTATACATAAATGTGTTTATTGTTCATATCCTTACCTTGAAGGAAATGTGTTCAGACATCGTGATATTAAAGAAACAATTGATGATATTGAATTCCTTGTAAAAGAGTGTAAGGCTAAAATGATTTTTTTTACAGATTCTGTTTTTAATGACAATCAGGGCAATTATATTGAGCTGCTTGAAGAAATGGTCAAACAAAAGGTTTCGGTTCCATGGACAGCTTATATCAAACCTGAAAAAATTTCTAAATCTGCCATTAATCTTATGATAAAAACCGGGGTTCGCGGAGTTGAAATTGGGTCTGACGGTGCTTCGGACGAAACCCTGGCAGGATTGGGTAAATCTTTCAGATTCAAAGATATTATTGAATGTAATAAAAATTTTACTGATAATAAAATTGCAACTGCAAATTTTTTTATGTTTGGATGCCCTCGTGAGACTAAAAAGACCGTTGAAAAAGGGATTAGTAATATAATAAATTTAAACAAGACTGTCTCTTTTATATTTCTGGGGATTAGAATCCTTCCTAACACAAAATTACATGACATTGCTATTAAACAAGAAATTATCAAAAAAGATAATGATTTGCTGGAACCTGTTTATTATATTGCACCTGGTCTTGATAAAGACTGGATGCAAACAACTTTAGATGAAAATTTTAAACCATACCGGCACTGCGTGTTCCCACCTGATGCTCTTGAAAACAGTGTGAAATTTTTACACAAATTAGGTCATACAGGGCTTATGTGGGATCTTCTTATACCTGGCAAAGATCGACTAAGGCCAAAAAGACGAAAAAAATCATAATAATGGATAATAATTCTGTCTGGTGTGTCATACCAGTATATAATAATGCAACTACTGTTAAAAATATAGTTGAGCAAAGTTTTAAATATATTAAAAATATTCTTGTTGTAGATGACGGTAGCACTGATGCTAACCTTACTGAACTTCTTGATGACACTGAAGCAATAGTTATTCGCCATGATAAAAACAAAGGTAAAGGAGCAGCCTTATTAACAGCCATAAACTATCTTAAAGAAAAAAATGTCCTTTCAATGATAACAATTGATGGGGATGGACAGCATCGTCCTGAAGATTTGCCCAATTTTCTTGATGCAATTGAGAATAATCCAAATTCATTGTATGTGGGTGTCCGTGATTTAAACCAATCTTCTGTTCCAGGCTCCAGTCGTTTTGGTCGCAAATTTTCCAATATGTGGTTTAAAATTGAAACTGGTAAAGATTGTAAAGACACTCAAAGTGGTTTCAGGGCATATCCAATTAAACTGATTTCAAAGTTAAAACTTTATGGTTCATTCTATGATTTTGAAATAGAGGTAATAGCAAGGGCAGCATGGGCACAAATACCCATTAATGAGATCTCAATCAATGTTGTTTATGATCCACCTGAAACTCGTATTTCCCATTTTAATAAATTTAAAGATAATTTTCTTATTTCTCTAATGCATACGCGTCTTATTGGCCGCTGCCTTGTACCATTACCCCATAAAAAATTAGTGGCTAATAATAAAAGCCATGGATACTCTCTTGTTTTAAATCCGATCGGTTTTTTTAAAATGCTGCTCAATGAAAACACAACCCCCATGGCATTGGCTTTCTCAGCTGCAATGGGTACTATCATAGCAGTTCTTCCTATTTTGGGTTTTCATATGATTGCAATCATATATGTAACGGCACGATTACACTTGAATAAAATTATGGCTTTAGGCATTCAAATTCTTTATTCACCTCCTTTTGTTCCATTTGTATGTATTGAGGTAGGACACTATTTTCGTAACGGCAACTGGCTTAGCGAATTTACTTTAGCTGCATTTAAAACAAATTGGCAGGAATATATTTTTGACTGGTTTATAGGGTCGTTGGTAATGGCACCAATCTATGCAATAATTGCATTTGTTGCTGTCTATTTTATAGCACTTAAAATTCAAAAAAAAATATCAAAACATGACTATGCCTGAAACAATTGAACAATCCCACAGAGGAAATAGAATCGGCTTCTGGTTTTTTGGAATATTTCTGCGTTTTGGCGGGCTTTATGCCGCATATACACTTTTATATGGTGTCACCCTTCATTATTGGCTTTTTGATAAAATAGCAGTCAAAACCTCATCAGCTTATTTGAAAAAACGATTTCCTTCAGATTCTAAAATCAAAATACGCTTCAAAGTCTACAAATTGCTCTACAGTCAAGGCAAACAATTGATCGACCGGGTTGCACAAATATCCGGGTCAGTTAATTTTAATTTTGATTTTGTTGACAAAGATAAGCTTAATCAGCTTTCTGCATCAGATAAAGGTTATATCATCTTGACTGCCCATGCAGGAAACTGGCAACTTGCAATGACAGAGCTTGGCCAATTAAATAAAAAAATTTCACTTGTTATTCGACCAGAAAATAATAAAGCTGTTAAAAAAGCGCTTAATATTAACGATAATAATAAATTTGGTATAATTTCTCCTGAGGAACACTTGGGAGGAATAATCCCTGTAGTAAAAGAGCTTAATGATGGCAATATTGTTTCATATATGGGAGACAGATCCTACAGGTTTGAATCTGTAAAAATAAATTTTATGGGTGCTAAGGCAAATTTTCCATATGGTGCTTTTGCAATTGCTGCTGCAACTAAAGTTCCTGTTGTAATAGCTTTAGCTTCAAAAACCGGTTTAAAAACTTATAAGGTAGACTTTACAAATATTATGAAACCTGAGTATAAGAGTCGTAAAAATAAAAAGAACCAACTATCTGAATGGGTACAGGAATATGCTGATATACTTAATGATTTTTTTGAAGAATATCCATACCAGTGCTTTCTTTTTCATGATGTATGGGAAGAAGATTAATACTCAAAAGGAGAATATATGTCCCAAAAGCAGAGCCTTGAAGAAATCAAAGCACAACTAAAAGAAGAATTAATTGAAAATCTTTCTTTGGAAGATATAGGGCCGGAAGATATTACAAATGATGAAGTATTATTTGGTGACGAAGGAATAGGCCTTGATTCTCTTGATGCTGTCGAAATTGTTGTGTTTTTACAACGTATTTGGGGAATAGAAATTCAAGATATGGAAGAAGGCAGGGAAATCCTTGTATCAATTGACACAATTGCTAATCATATTTATTCAAACCTATGAATGCTCCCCTCCTGAATTAAAGACTCATAAGGTGTTTCTATCAGGTCAAAGCTTAAAATTTTATAATGAGATATTATGAATAATGAAAAAATTTTCATAACAGGCATGGGTATCATTTCTGCATTAGGTAATTCAATAGATGAAACTTTTCAGGCATTATCAAAAAATAAGATTAATACTTCGAACATTGATTTTTTTGAATGCGATATAAACAAACCTGTTTTTAAAGCAAGTTTTCTGAACAAAGCATCAGATTCGAGAATGCGTACAAAAAAGCTTGCTGATATCGCTTTTAAGCAAGCTATTGTTCAGGCTAACATAGTTCCGGCTAAAATCAACAATTCAGACAAGTTAAAAATTGGAATTTGCTGCGGGACAACTGTTGCAAGCCAACTCAATGATATTGAATTCTACAGACAGTTTCGCTCCGGCACGGTAGAGTCTTATGATCCTGTAAAGCATTATCTTGAAGGAAATATATCAGAAGCACTCCTTTTAGAACATAATTTTTCAGGTCCTGGTTTAAATGTTGTGAATGCATGTTCTTCTGGCACTGATGCAATTGGAGTTGCTATGTCATGGATTAAAACAGGGATTTGTGACATTGTAATTGCCGGAGGTGCAGATGAATTAAACCGTATTCCTGTTGCCGGATTTAATTCTTTAGGGATACTCAGTGACTCAATTTGCAAACCTTTTGATAAAAACAGAGATGGATTAAATCTTGGAGAAGGAGCAGCCTTTATAGTGCTTGAAAAAGATTCTACTGCAAGGGCACGTAAAGCTTCAATATTAGCAGAATGCTGCTCATATGCAACAGCTGCTGATGGTTATCATTTAACCGCACCTCATTACAAGGGCAAAGGTTTAAAAATTGCGATTGAAAAAGCCTTGTTAAATGCAAATTTAACTCAAAATGATATCAATTTTATAAATGCCCATGGCACTGCAACTAAAAACAATGACTTTGTTGAAGGCTATGTTTTTAAAGATCTGTTTAAAGACAAAACAAAAATTCTTTCCACAAAAGGATATACCGGACATACACTTGGTGCTGCTGGTGCAATTGATGCAATATTGACTGTATTATCACTTGAAAAACAATGGCTCCCAATAAATGCAGGCTTTTGCGATCAAGATCCTGACATTGGTTTCAGCCCTGTGACAGAAGCCACAAGTTTTAAGGCTGAATATGCTTTATCAACATCACTTGCTTTTGGTGGTAACAATTCAGCAGTTATTTTCAGGAGAGTATAAAAGTGAACTTGCTTGGTAAAGGGTTTGCAGATAAAAACACAAAAATAAAAGGTATAAGAAGAGCGGATATTTTTGCAAAAATGGCTGTATCTGCTTCAAAAAAGGCATGTGCAGGTTTTGACTTTGAAAATGAAAATACTGAAATTTCAATTATTGTAGCGACCTTGTTTGGACCTCATGTAACAACCTTTAATTTTTTAGACAATCTTTTAGATTATTCTGATTCAGGTGTGTCACCAACAACATTTTCCCATTCAGTTCATAATGCCGCAGCTTCTTATATCGCAACTTCTCTTAAAATCAACGGACAATCGCTTACAATCACCTCTTTTAATGATCCTTTTAAACAGGCATTGATTTTGGCTGATGCTTGGTTTGAATTTAATCAAGCAAAAAAGATCCTTGTCTGTTATGTAGAAGAAGAATCAGACCCTCTTATTGCTGCTCATAAGCATTGTACATTTTTATCTTATTCAAAAGATAAAATTTCTACCGGTGCTGCATCAATTCTTTTGGAAAAGGGAAACAATATGAAAATACCTGAAAAAATTCTCCATCCTTTTACTTATATTGAGGGGTTATAAACGAATTGGAAAACATTACTATCAAACATATTAAAGAAAAACTTACTGAACAGATAGCTTTGTCCATAGGTGAAGAACCGTCAAATATAAAATCAGACATGCTAATGCATGAGCTTGGTCTTGATTCACTCGGGCTTGTAGAATTGTTTGTGTTTATTGAAAAAGAATTTAAAATTCAACTTATGGAATCAGGTATTTCGCAAGAAGACATACAAAAAATTGATTCTTTATCTGAAAGTATCAGTAAGGCTATAAACAACTAATTAATGATTTTTTTTAACACATCCCGGCGTTATTACTTAAATGGCATTGACTGGGTCATGGCAGCCCTGGATAGAATTAATATAAAGCATACAGGGC belongs to Desulfobacula toluolica Tol2 and includes:
- a CDS encoding LpxL/LpxP family acyltransferase, with translation MPETIEQSHRGNRIGFWFFGIFLRFGGLYAAYTLLYGVTLHYWLFDKIAVKTSSAYLKKRFPSDSKIKIRFKVYKLLYSQGKQLIDRVAQISGSVNFNFDFVDKDKLNQLSASDKGYIILTAHAGNWQLAMTELGQLNKKISLVIRPENNKAVKKALNINDNNKFGIISPEEHLGGIIPVVKELNDGNIVSYMGDRSYRFESVKINFMGAKANFPYGAFAIAAATKVPVVIALASKTGLKTYKVDFTNIMKPEYKSRKNKKNQLSEWVQEYADILNDFFEEYPYQCFLFHDVWEED
- a CDS encoding lipid biosynthesis B12-binding/radical SAM protein, with the translated sequence MKCFLVDANIATSPYPVYPLGMSMVANALIKAGNKVFQFDFLQNNSSYEKLLFSIKKEAPEIIGISMRNIDNVNSMNEKIYIDVVKSIVSQIKSVSNAMIVLGGTAFSILPEKLLEEIGADFGIVGEGESLMVDLTSQIKAGKIPPNKILKAKSDLRGNQIQKAYYDKEILNYYLNNGSIANVQTKRGCIHKCVYCSYPYLEGNVFRHRDIKETIDDIEFLVKECKAKMIFFTDSVFNDNQGNYIELLEEMVKQKVSVPWTAYIKPEKISKSAINLMIKTGVRGVEIGSDGASDETLAGLGKSFRFKDIIECNKNFTDNKIATANFFMFGCPRETKKTVEKGISNIINLNKTVSFIFLGIRILPNTKLHDIAIKQEIIKKDNDLLEPVYYIAPGLDKDWMQTTLDENFKPYRHCVFPPDALENSVKFLHKLGHTGLMWDLLIPGKDRLRPKRRKKS
- a CDS encoding DUF2062 domain-containing protein, producing MDNNSVWCVIPVYNNATTVKNIVEQSFKYIKNILVVDDGSTDANLTELLDDTEAIVIRHDKNKGKGAALLTAINYLKEKNVLSMITIDGDGQHRPEDLPNFLDAIENNPNSLYVGVRDLNQSSVPGSSRFGRKFSNMWFKIETGKDCKDTQSGFRAYPIKLISKLKLYGSFYDFEIEVIARAAWAQIPINEISINVVYDPPETRISHFNKFKDNFLISLMHTRLIGRCLVPLPHKKLVANNKSHGYSLVLNPIGFFKMLLNENTTPMALAFSAAMGTIIAVLPILGFHMIAIIYVTARLHLNKIMALGIQILYSPPFVPFVCIEVGHYFRNGNWLSEFTLAAFKTNWQEYIFDWFIGSLVMAPIYAIIAFVAVYFIALKIQKKISKHDYA
- a CDS encoding beta-ketoacyl-[acyl-carrier-protein] synthase family protein, which codes for MNNEKIFITGMGIISALGNSIDETFQALSKNKINTSNIDFFECDINKPVFKASFLNKASDSRMRTKKLADIAFKQAIVQANIVPAKINNSDKLKIGICCGTTVASQLNDIEFYRQFRSGTVESYDPVKHYLEGNISEALLLEHNFSGPGLNVVNACSSGTDAIGVAMSWIKTGICDIVIAGGADELNRIPVAGFNSLGILSDSICKPFDKNRDGLNLGEGAAFIVLEKDSTARARKASILAECCSYATAADGYHLTAPHYKGKGLKIAIEKALLNANLTQNDINFINAHGTATKNNDFVEGYVFKDLFKDKTKILSTKGYTGHTLGAAGAIDAILTVLSLEKQWLPINAGFCDQDPDIGFSPVTEATSFKAEYALSTSLAFGGNNSAVIFRRV
- a CDS encoding beta-ketoacyl synthase chain length factor codes for the protein MNLLGKGFADKNTKIKGIRRADIFAKMAVSASKKACAGFDFENENTEISIIVATLFGPHVTTFNFLDNLLDYSDSGVSPTTFSHSVHNAAASYIATSLKINGQSLTITSFNDPFKQALILADAWFEFNQAKKILVCYVEEESDPLIAAHKHCTFLSYSKDKISTGAASILLEKGNNMKIPEKILHPFTYIEGL
- a CDS encoding MMPL family transporter, giving the protein MSKKTDINFDKLNKFDLFFDFIGKNKIYLLILFFLLIMVSFVRIAKVDFVNDISVMLPDSPELKRSLDFINNSDMSDTIAFSITCKNNSNKNLLSQTEAFSDKLKKVSLITEVVTGIENLDISKLRRDITKLLPLLLAKEDYKLFKDIEKDEYIAEKARQLFIMLTTPGSSFMQTSMDTDPFGWSNHILNKLQVLSKSMGFDVELKNKHFVDKTHQYSLAIAKTSAPLTDAEKSEILMSAINDIIKTFPDLNIVTVCGHKHTLSNQKIVKKDIYITTIIITLSFIVLMLFMFKTFDALSIFILPFFAIVLSVFISSFILNSLSFFMIGFAAVIAGISVDYGIHLFTAWKTNGYKGLKNTIKPVWIASLSTMGVFVSFFISSVQGYKELAVFSIISIVICVLLSIIFLPHFWKKKSLIPNINIPAEVSVNKSKFILILWGVIFFFSIMSMINSDFLKATDISAFDGSEQSVFDSESQFYGVWGGEKKPGVIVTKGKNIEDAWPDYELITNKLKNNIDGFNSLAVLLPSIKQQQKNLQNFQEFWTKDKIFQLKDKFLKETEAYGFKKDSFNKFFLLLESKGLSFENQIPEVLQIFEKHFVKEIDSTHLLSYFNDTKENFTKIESVLTDYPDSYIVSRIELSSHIGKQLILDLKKISFFAFCWVCVLIIIFLRKPKDIFLSLLPVVTSISFVFLALNLLSIEVSAIILITLIIILGLSLDYGVFISSADSLKNRKSVIIAATFSMLTSMMGAGALLFASHPVMFSIGVTLVSGIIAAYLSAVFCIPAFKKVLK
- a CDS encoding acyl carrier protein; this encodes MSQKQSLEEIKAQLKEELIENLSLEDIGPEDITNDEVLFGDEGIGLDSLDAVEIVVFLQRIWGIEIQDMEEGREILVSIDTIANHIYSNL
- a CDS encoding hotdog family protein translates to MSLINQQITELIKEKLEYQDDSLNIQIKFDKNFIGFKGHFPNNPVLPGVVMIKTMTLMYELYKKKEVTLSQITQAKFIEPVFADTVTCFIVKANRDKLNRDKQTIKLQGKVLKSEKIIAKISLILQE
- a CDS encoding acyl carrier protein, giving the protein MENITIKHIKEKLTEQIALSIGEEPSNIKSDMLMHELGLDSLGLVELFVFIEKEFKIQLMESGISQEDIQKIDSLSESISKAINN
- a CDS encoding DUF3261 domain-containing protein yields the protein MKFFLLFFSLLFIAGCSTIDVPEHNLVPLNHIDKKTACKEIAQYNDSITQKTNMINSTIFTFKGRSMTALGITKLDGENKNFSVAGFNPMGITLFKIQMEDEKVISSYVIPQFGADNLDKAASMISQDIAHIYFNRKIDLKTASLELDKYKVTINTQVDQNDFEYIFSGQPLKLTTKSMYKNNNKIWSVDYYDYTIVNDRTSNREIPFKLFFKNYKYGYVLEIETKEIK